In Mammaliicoccus sp. Marseille-Q6498, the genomic stretch AGAGCTGATTTTTGATCAACGTCACGACCATCTAAGAAACCATGAACGTATACTTTTTCTACACCTTGTTTTTTAGCTAATTCTAACAATGCAAATAGGTGTTTATAATGGCTGTGTACACCACCATCTGATAAAAGACCCATTAAATGCAATGTAGAATTATTTTTAACAACGTGATTCATAGCTACTTTTAATTCTTCAATTTCAAAGAAATCGCCATCTTCAATTGATTTGTTAATACGTGTTAAACTTTGATATACAATTCTTCCGGCACCAATATTTAAATGACCTACTTCAGAATTACCCATTTGTCCTTCTGGTAGTCCAACATCTAAACCACATGCTGATAATTCATTATGTGGATATTTGTTGAAATATCTATCAAAATTTGGTTTGTTGGCTAGTTTAACCGCATTACCATGTTCTTCTTCACGGTTTGCAAAGCCATCAAGTATGATAAGTGCTGTTGGTTGTTTAGCCATTATTTAGCACCTTCTAATAATGCTACAAATGAATCAACTTTTAATGATGCGCCGCCAACTAATGCGCCATCGATATCTGATTGAGCCATATATTCTTTAACATTCTCAGGTTTAACACTACCGCCGTATTGAACACGTAATTCATCAGCTGCTTCTTGTGAAAATGCATTAGCTACAACTTTACGGACGTGTGCACACATTTCGTTAGCATCTTCAGAATTTGAAGATTTACCAGTACCAATTGCCCAAATAGGCTCATAAGCGATTACTGTTGCTTTAACTTGGTCTTCTGTAAATCCTTTAAGTGCTGCTTCAACTTGTCCGCCTACAACTGATTCAGCTTTACCTGATTCTCTTTCATCTAATGTTTCACCAACACAAATAATT encodes the following:
- the tpiA gene encoding triose-phosphate isomerase, with the translated sequence MRKPIIAGNWKMNKTVQEAKDFVNELPALPDTNEVDSVICAPTLHLDALVNLTKEGVAQGLQIGAQNAYFEDNGAFTGETSPAALEDLGVKYVVLGHSERREYFAETDEDVNKKALAVFSHNMTPIICVGETLDERESGKAESVVGGQVEAALKGFTEDQVKATVIAYEPIWAIGTGKSSNSEDANEMCAHVRKVVANAFSQEAADELRVQYGGSVKPENVKEYMAQSDIDGALVGGASLKVDSFVALLEGAK